In the Saccharococcus thermophilus genome, AGGGTTTCCTGTTTTTGCGCAGCAATCGCCGACGGTGAAAGAGTGTTTACAGCATCCTAGTTTATGCGAACAACCAACCAATTCCTCTAAAAGCGCTACGGCGCCGATAGAGCAAGCACAGCCATCGTCTTTTTCCGTTTCCGACATCCTTCACTTAATCGGAGCGACGCTATTTGTGATTGTGTTAATTTATGGGCTGGTCAAATTTCTTTATCGCCGCGGCCAGCTGTTTTCCGGAAAAAAGGGAGTGATCGAGCACCTTGGCGGGACAAGCGTCGGAACGAATCGATCCGTCCAATTAATCAAAGTAGGAAATCGCATTCTTGTCATTGGCGTCGGCGAATCGATTCAGCTGTTGCGGGAGATTGCGGAGGAAGACGAAATTAAAGAAATTTTAGCGCTGCACAATGAGCGGCTCGAGCAAATGCTCGAACCGAGCAAATGGAGAGAACGGCTGCGCGATTATTTAGCGGCGAGACGGCAGCAGCCAAGCCAACCGCGCTCTGTGTTTCGCACCATGTTTTTACGGGAAATGCAGGAGCTGTCCGTAAAGCGGAATGAGTTATTGAAGCAGATGAAACAGAAAGGAACGGCATCTGATGAATGAGTTTGTCCGCATGTTTAGTCAAGTTGCGCCGGAAAATGTTTCCATATCCATCAAACTGCTGTTGCTGTTAACGGTGCTGTCGATCGCTCCCGGCATTTTAATTATGATGACGTGCTTTACACGCATTATCATCGTACTGTCATTTGTCCGCACGTCGCTCGGAACGCAGCAGATGCCGCCAAACCAAGTGCTCATTGGCTTAGCGCTGTTTTTAACGTTTTTCATTATGGCGCCGACATTTAAGGAAATCAATGATCAAGCATTACAACCGTTATTTTCCAACAAAATTAATTTAGAGCAGGCGTATGAACGCGCGTCCGTACCGATCAAGGAGTTTATGAGCAAGCATACCCGGCAGAAAGATTTGGCGCTGTTTTTATCGTACAGCGGCGCCGAAAAGCCGAAAACGGTGCAGGATATTCCGCTGACTACGCTTGTTCCGGCGTTTGCCATCAGCGAATTGAAAACGGCGTTTCAAATGGGATTTATGATTTTTATTCCGTTTCTTGTCATCGATATGATTGTCGCCAGTGTCTTAATGTCGATGGGAATGAT is a window encoding:
- the fliZ gene encoding flagella biosynthesis regulatory protein FliZ, encoding MFPSRVLLLWLCFIIVAAAQTGFPVFAQQSPTVKECLQHPSLCEQPTNSSKSATAPIEQAQPSSFSVSDILHLIGATLFVIVLIYGLVKFLYRRGQLFSGKKGVIEHLGGTSVGTNRSVQLIKVGNRILVIGVGESIQLLREIAEEDEIKEILALHNERLEQMLEPSKWRERLRDYLAARRQQPSQPRSVFRTMFLREMQELSVKRNELLKQMKQKGTASDE
- the fliP gene encoding flagellar type III secretion system pore protein FliP (The bacterial flagellar biogenesis protein FliP forms a type III secretion system (T3SS)-type pore required for flagellar assembly.), translated to MNEFVRMFSQVAPENVSISIKLLLLLTVLSIAPGILIMMTCFTRIIIVLSFVRTSLGTQQMPPNQVLIGLALFLTFFIMAPTFKEINDQALQPLFSNKINLEQAYERASVPIKEFMSKHTRQKDLALFLSYSGAEKPKTVQDIPLTTLVPAFAISELKTAFQMGFMIFIPFLVIDMIVASVLMSMGMMMLPPVMISLPFKILLFVLVDGWYLVVKSLLESFQ